A window of Alphaproteobacteria bacterium contains these coding sequences:
- the metK gene encoding methionine adenosyltransferase, translating into MADIDYLFTSESVSEGHPDKVCDRISDAVVDAFLEADAHSRVAVETLTTTNRIVLAGEVRGPDSMTAERIEATARACVREIGYEQDGFHWQKAAVEIHVHSQSGDIAQGVDAGADKDEGAGDQGIMFGYACRETEPLMPAPIYYSHAILRALAEVRHSGAEPGLGPDSKSQVTLGYVAGQPVCATSVVVSTQHSADLTQDQVREIVRPHVVNVLPEGWMCAEEDFYVNPTGRFVTGGPDGDAGLTGRKIIVDTYGGSAPHGGGAFSGKDPTKVDRSAAYAARYLAKNVVGAGLAERCTIQLAYAIGVSKPLSVYVDLHGSGQADEKSLSAALQEVMDLSPRGIREHLKLSRPIYARTAAYGHFGRAPDPDGGFSWERLDLVDDLKSALG; encoded by the coding sequence GTGGCCGACATCGATTATTTGTTCACCAGTGAATCTGTTTCCGAAGGTCATCCCGACAAGGTATGCGACCGCATTTCCGACGCCGTGGTGGACGCCTTTCTCGAGGCCGACGCCCATAGCCGGGTGGCCGTCGAGACCCTGACCACGACCAACCGCATCGTGTTGGCCGGCGAGGTGCGGGGCCCCGACAGCATGACCGCCGAACGCATTGAGGCCACGGCCCGGGCCTGCGTGCGCGAGATCGGTTACGAGCAGGACGGCTTCCATTGGCAAAAGGCGGCCGTCGAGATCCACGTGCATTCCCAATCCGGCGACATCGCCCAGGGCGTCGATGCCGGCGCCGACAAGGACGAAGGCGCGGGCGACCAGGGCATCATGTTCGGCTATGCCTGTCGCGAAACGGAGCCCCTGATGCCGGCCCCGATTTACTATTCCCACGCCATCCTGCGGGCGCTGGCCGAGGTTCGGCATTCCGGCGCCGAACCGGGACTGGGCCCCGATTCCAAAAGCCAGGTCACCCTGGGATATGTCGCTGGCCAACCCGTCTGCGCCACCTCGGTGGTGGTCTCGACCCAGCACAGCGCCGATCTCACACAGGACCAGGTGCGCGAAATCGTGCGGCCCCACGTGGTCAACGTTCTGCCCGAAGGCTGGATGTGCGCCGAAGAGGATTTCTACGTCAATCCTACCGGCCGTTTCGTCACCGGCGGCCCCGACGGCGATGCCGGCCTCACGGGCCGCAAGATCATCGTCGACACCTATGGCGGCTCGGCACCCCATGGCGGTGGTGCCTTTTCGGGCAAGGACCCGACCAAGGTCGACCGCTCGGCCGCCTATGCGGCGCGCTACCTGGCCAAGAACGTGGTCGGTGCCGGTTTGGCCGAGCGCTGCACCATCCAACTGGCCTATGCCATCGGCGTCTCCAAGCCGTTGTCGGTTTACGTCGATCTACATGGCAGCGGCCAGGCTGACGAAAAGAGCCTGTCGGCGGCGCTGCAAGAGGTCATGGACCTGAGCCCCCGCGGCATCCGCGAGCACCTCAAGCTGAGCCGGCCGATCTACGCCCGCACCGCCGCCTACGGCCATTTCGGCCGGGCCCCCGATCCCGACGGTGGTTTCTCGTGGGAGCGCCTGGATCTGGTCGACGACCTCAAGTCGGCTTTGGGCTGA
- the trmB gene encoding tRNA (guanosine(46)-N7)-methyltransferase TrmB, which yields MSGSPLDNRTYGRRRGHRLRPARQALVDKLLPRLSVGLPATGVLDAERLKDGARELWLEIGFGAGEHLASLAGRHPEVRFIGCEPFLNGVASLLAQVNEQGLENILLVHGDARPLLAALPEACLSRVIFLFADPWPKKRHHKRRFVCRENLDAIARVLVAGGDFRFASDHGEYVRWTLARVLRHGAFAWPARSVADWNRRPADWPATRYEAKALAAGRQPLYFRFLRRQ from the coding sequence ATGAGCGGATCGCCGCTCGACAACCGCACCTATGGCCGGCGCCGCGGACACCGCCTGAGGCCTGCCCGCCAGGCCCTGGTCGACAAACTGCTGCCGCGTTTGAGCGTTGGACTTCCGGCCACCGGAGTGCTCGACGCCGAACGCCTCAAGGACGGCGCCCGCGAGCTCTGGCTGGAGATCGGCTTCGGCGCCGGCGAACACCTCGCCAGCTTGGCGGGGCGCCATCCCGAGGTTCGCTTCATCGGTTGTGAGCCCTTCCTCAACGGCGTTGCCAGCCTGCTCGCCCAGGTCAACGAACAGGGCCTCGAGAACATCCTTCTCGTCCATGGCGACGCCCGGCCGTTGCTGGCGGCGCTGCCCGAAGCCTGCCTGAGCCGCGTGATTTTCCTCTTTGCCGATCCCTGGCCCAAAAAGCGCCACCACAAGCGCCGCTTCGTCTGCCGCGAAAACCTCGACGCCATCGCCCGGGTGCTGGTGGCGGGCGGCGATTTCCGCTTCGCCAGCGACCATGGCGAGTACGTGCGCTGGACGCTGGCCCGGGTACTGCGCCACGGCGCCTTCGCCTGGCCGGCCCGGAGCGTCGCCGACTGGAACCGCCGCCCGGCCGATTGGCCCGCCACGCGCTACGAGGCCAAGGCCCTGGCGGCCGGACGCCAGCCGCTCTATTTCCGCTTCCTCAGACGCCAGTGA